One genomic segment of Mytilus trossulus isolate FHL-02 chromosome 4, PNRI_Mtr1.1.1.hap1, whole genome shotgun sequence includes these proteins:
- the LOC134716072 gene encoding histone H2A-like, with protein MSGRGKGGKIKAKGRSRSSKAGLQFPVGRIHRLLRKGNYAERVGAGAPVYLAAVLEYLAAEVLELAGNAARDNKKSRIIPRHIQLAIRNDEELNRLLGSVTIAQGGVLPNIQAMLLPKKTSKKAAGGSSQSQEF; from the coding sequence ATGAGTGGAAGAGGAAAAGGTGGAAAAATCAAAGCCAAAGGAAGAAGTAGATCATCAAAAGCCGGTCTACAATTTCCAGTGGGTAGAATCCATCGTCTTCTAAGGAAGGGGAATTATGCTGAAAGAGTTGGAGCTGGTGCACCTGTTTATCTAGCTGCTGTGTTGGAATATCTTGCAGCAGAAGTGCTTGAATTGGCGGGAAACGCAGCGAGAGACAACAAGAAGAGCAGAATTATTCCAAGACATATACAACTAGCCATCAGAAATGACGAAGAACTTAATAGACTATTAGGATCTGTGACCATTGCACAAGGAGGAGTTCTACCCAACATCCAAGCAATGCTTCTACCAAAAAAGACGTCGAAGAAAGCTGCTGGGGGATCGTCACAATCACAagaattttaa